In Eretmochelys imbricata isolate rEreImb1 chromosome 18, rEreImb1.hap1, whole genome shotgun sequence, one genomic interval encodes:
- the SVBP gene encoding small vasohibin-binding protein: protein MEPGGGRKEKPKPKEPGSRLEKAKQKSAQQELKQRQRAEIYALNRVMTELEQQQFDAFCKQMQPSGE, encoded by the exons ATGGAGCCCGGCGGCGGGCGGAAGGAGAAGCCCAAACCCAAGGAGCCCGGCAGCCGCCTGGAGAAGGCCAAGCAGAAATCCGCGCAGCAGGAGCTGAAGCAGAGGCAGAGAGCAGAG ATCTACGCCCTGAACAGAGTGATGACAGAGCTTGAACAGCAGCAGTTCGATGCCTTCTGCAAGCAGATGCAGCCCTCTGGAGAATGA